From the Salmo trutta chromosome 30, fSalTru1.1, whole genome shotgun sequence genome, one window contains:
- the znf740b gene encoding zinc finger protein 740b isoform X2: MALMQANNMSGGQKKMSQHDQGQRDINNPESHQQQSHQSHHGHHNNHQSHHSHMVLPLGVSCPPLFIRKDGHSFHAPRLLDEKDMQASQNTQPTKKKHRKSATPNKLREKVEQVEMNINGGDDDHNSQVQKNFICEHCYGAFRSSYHLKRHILTHTGEKPFACDVCDMRFIQRYHLDRHKRVHSGEKPYQCDRCNQSFSRTDRLLRHRRLCGVGRSIPKEENQSFSCESRGGAYSQDAPGHTAAWSPLQQQNSRLAV, encoded by the exons ATGGCCCTGATGCAGGCCAACAACATGTCTGGGGGACAAAAGAAGATGTCACAGCACGACCAGGGCCAGAGGGACATCAACAACCCTGAGAGCCACCAGCAGCAGTCTCACCAATCACACCATGGACACCACAACAATCACCAGTCCCACCACAGCCACATGGTCCTGCCCTTGGGGGTCAGCTGCCCACCCCTG TTTATTAGAAAGGATGGACACTCATTTCACGCACCCAGGCTGCTGGATGAGAAAGATATGCAGGCCAGCCAGAACACACAACCGACAAAAAAGAAGCACAGAAAATCAGCGACACCCAACAAGCTGAGAGAGAAAGTGGAG CAGGTGGAGATGAATAttaatggtggtgatgatgatcaTAATTCACAAGTACAGAAGAACTTTATCTGTGAGCACTGCTATGGAGCATTCCGGAGTAGCTACCACCTGAAGCGGCACATTCTCACTCATACAG gGGAGAAGCCGTTTGCGTGTGACGTGTGTGACATGCGCTTTATTCAGCGATACCACCTGGACAGACACAAGAGAGTTCACAGTGGAGAGAAGCCCTACCAGTGTGATCGCTGCAATCAG AGTTTCTCGCGGACGGACCGTCTGCTACGTCATCGCCGTCTGTGTGGGGTGGGAAGGAGCATTCCCAAGGAGGAGAACCAGTCATTCTCCTGCgagagcagaggaggagcctACTCCCAGGATGCACCTGGGCACACGGCCGCCTGGAGCCCCCTACAGCAGCAGAACAGCCGTCTGGCTGTCTGA
- the znf740b gene encoding zinc finger protein 740b isoform X1, with protein sequence MTHHPNNSVRDHMKWAGLLGCEAVLSSMALMQANNMSGGQKKMSQHDQGQRDINNPESHQQQSHQSHHGHHNNHQSHHSHMVLPLGVSCPPLFIRKDGHSFHAPRLLDEKDMQASQNTQPTKKKHRKSATPNKLREKVEQVEMNINGGDDDHNSQVQKNFICEHCYGAFRSSYHLKRHILTHTGEKPFACDVCDMRFIQRYHLDRHKRVHSGEKPYQCDRCNQSFSRTDRLLRHRRLCGVGRSIPKEENQSFSCESRGGAYSQDAPGHTAAWSPLQQQNSRLAV encoded by the exons ATGACACACCATCCCAACAACTCAGTTCGAGACCACATGAAATGG GCTGGGTTGCTGGGCTGTGAGGCGGTGCTGTCCAGCATGGCCCTGATGCAGGCCAACAACATGTCTGGGGGACAAAAGAAGATGTCACAGCACGACCAGGGCCAGAGGGACATCAACAACCCTGAGAGCCACCAGCAGCAGTCTCACCAATCACACCATGGACACCACAACAATCACCAGTCCCACCACAGCCACATGGTCCTGCCCTTGGGGGTCAGCTGCCCACCCCTG TTTATTAGAAAGGATGGACACTCATTTCACGCACCCAGGCTGCTGGATGAGAAAGATATGCAGGCCAGCCAGAACACACAACCGACAAAAAAGAAGCACAGAAAATCAGCGACACCCAACAAGCTGAGAGAGAAAGTGGAG CAGGTGGAGATGAATAttaatggtggtgatgatgatcaTAATTCACAAGTACAGAAGAACTTTATCTGTGAGCACTGCTATGGAGCATTCCGGAGTAGCTACCACCTGAAGCGGCACATTCTCACTCATACAG gGGAGAAGCCGTTTGCGTGTGACGTGTGTGACATGCGCTTTATTCAGCGATACCACCTGGACAGACACAAGAGAGTTCACAGTGGAGAGAAGCCCTACCAGTGTGATCGCTGCAATCAG AGTTTCTCGCGGACGGACCGTCTGCTACGTCATCGCCGTCTGTGTGGGGTGGGAAGGAGCATTCCCAAGGAGGAGAACCAGTCATTCTCCTGCgagagcagaggaggagcctACTCCCAGGATGCACCTGGGCACACGGCCGCCTGGAGCCCCCTACAGCAGCAGAACAGCCGTCTGGCTGTCTGA